The Salmo salar chromosome ssa06, Ssal_v3.1, whole genome shotgun sequence genome window below encodes:
- the LOC106608175 gene encoding uncharacterized protein C14orf132, with product MDLSFMAAQSVMAGAFMDSPNDDDSTDHSLFNSSASVHAASMAAHDQPEREPMSRDAIWLWIAITATIGNIVVVGVVYAFTF from the coding sequence TCGGTCATGGCGGGGGCCTTCATGGACTCGCCCAATGATGACGACAGCACGGACCACTCACTTTTCAACTCCTCGGCCAGCGTCCATGCCGCCTCTATGGCGGCCCATGACCAGCCGGAGCGGGAGCCCATGTCCCGCGACGCCATCTGGCTTTGGATTGCAATCACCGCCACCATAGGGAACATTGTGGTCGTGGGAGTGGTGTACGCTTTCACTTTCTGA